The following proteins are co-located in the Mesorhizobium sp. M1E.F.Ca.ET.045.02.1.1 genome:
- a CDS encoding DsbA family protein — protein MEAHSRAARPLLNDAAAPTAGNPNGDVPLVLFLDYNCPRCRAEDRTIQQALKHDPMLKVVYKHCPGKRPDSKFAALAALASSKQGKYEAFHHALMAARGQLSEFDILTIALHVGLDVEQLKRDMEDRAIESVLERNCALARELYINVTPELVLGDEVISGVLKIHTLERFIAKEREQAKRRAGSPTSAF, from the coding sequence GTGGAAGCTCATTCCAGAGCGGCGCGACCACTCTTAAACGACGCTGCTGCGCCAACTGCTGGCAACCCGAATGGCGACGTCCCTCTCGTCTTATTTTTGGACTACAACTGCCCGCGGTGCCGGGCGGAAGACCGTACAATCCAGCAAGCCCTCAAGCATGATCCCATGCTGAAGGTTGTCTACAAACATTGTCCGGGCAAGAGACCGGATTCCAAATTTGCCGCACTGGCGGCGCTCGCCTCCAGCAAACAGGGAAAATATGAGGCGTTCCATCACGCCCTTATGGCTGCTCGCGGCCAGCTCAGCGAATTCGACATCTTGACTATCGCACTACACGTTGGCCTCGACGTTGAGCAGCTCAAGCGGGACATGGAAGACCGCGCCATCGAAAGCGTCCTCGAGCGCAATTGCGCGCTCGCCAGGGAGCTGTACATCAACGTCACGCCGGAGTTGGTTCTCGGCGACGAAGTGATTTCAGGTGTGCTCAAGATTCACACGCTGGAACGCTTCATCGCCAAAGAGCGGGAACAAGCTAAGCGTCGTGCCGGATCACCAACTTCGGCATTTTGA
- a CDS encoding TlpA disulfide reductase family protein codes for MQKISQPLTTALENNVVLQIESPAPSIQAETWLRGEPLTSFEPGKVYIVEFWATWCGSCVDGMPHLMQLQEKYRESGVEIVGVAASERAPTADEARSTLDAWLTEKFPNLNYRIAFDSTGEMDKLWMEPSFSFWIPTSFVVDRDGCIAFIGEPTELDEVLPKVLNGSWRTSDQAKSADAERIAEGEPIAREQALKKPIKDRYRAAVEKKDWKTALSAIEEGIALMPDNLGFRRSHVNLLLHKMKDMQVGLPVMRQFVRDAINRNSENWMVAALDELFFPNLDHSHFPSAERLAMGKQLSEHILALNPPESDKRKLLPYRLAALYYHESGNKDRAIELIELALKSQGGPELIRDEDEQREISHLLQFLAYFKGEKVCYGALCAVPNNGRFDSWYTVCG; via the coding sequence GTGCAGAAAATCTCACAACCTTTGACAACGGCTTTGGAGAACAACGTGGTGTTGCAGATCGAGTCCCCGGCTCCTTCGATTCAAGCGGAAACCTGGCTGCGTGGCGAGCCCCTCACCAGCTTCGAGCCCGGCAAAGTGTACATCGTCGAATTTTGGGCAACTTGGTGCGGTTCGTGTGTGGACGGGATGCCCCATCTGATGCAGCTGCAGGAGAAATACAGGGAAAGCGGCGTTGAGATCGTAGGAGTCGCGGCTAGTGAACGCGCTCCAACGGCCGATGAGGCCCGAAGCACGTTGGACGCTTGGTTGACGGAAAAGTTCCCGAATCTGAACTATCGGATCGCATTCGACTCCACAGGCGAAATGGACAAGCTTTGGATGGAGCCCAGCTTTTCTTTCTGGATTCCCACCAGTTTCGTGGTCGACCGAGACGGCTGCATCGCCTTTATTGGTGAACCGACGGAACTCGATGAGGTCTTGCCGAAGGTGCTTAACGGCAGCTGGCGCACCAGCGATCAGGCAAAATCCGCCGATGCGGAGCGGATCGCGGAAGGCGAACCCATAGCGCGCGAACAAGCGCTGAAGAAGCCGATCAAGGACAGATATCGGGCGGCGGTGGAGAAAAAGGATTGGAAGACGGCGCTCTCGGCGATCGAAGAAGGCATCGCCTTGATGCCGGACAACCTCGGTTTCCGCCGTTCTCATGTGAATCTGTTGCTTCACAAAATGAAGGACATGCAGGTCGGCTTGCCCGTCATGCGCCAATTCGTTCGCGACGCGATCAACAGAAACTCCGAGAATTGGATGGTTGCGGCGTTAGACGAGCTCTTCTTTCCGAACCTTGACCATTCGCACTTTCCGTCTGCTGAGCGCTTGGCGATGGGAAAACAGCTGTCCGAACACATCCTGGCACTGAATCCCCCGGAAAGCGACAAACGTAAGCTCCTGCCTTATCGTTTGGCAGCCCTGTACTATCACGAGAGCGGCAACAAAGATCGGGCGATCGAGTTGATCGAGCTGGCACTGAAGTCGCAGGGCGGTCCGGAGCTTATCCGGGACGAAGATGAACAGCGCGAAATATCGCATTTACTGCAGTTCCTGGCCTACTTCAAGGGTGAGAAGGTTTGTTACGGCGCTCTGTGTGCGGTTCCAAACAATGGCCGATTCGACAGCTGGTATACCGTTTGCGGCTGA